In a genomic window of Salminus brasiliensis chromosome 12, fSalBra1.hap2, whole genome shotgun sequence:
- the alg1 gene encoding chitobiosyldiphosphodolichol beta-mannosyltransferase, which produces MADANAAVVLVTVALVLLGLLAGLSLSWALLPVAVVAFIFVLARSLKARDESALLNACVLVLGDLGRSPRMQYHALSLSRNGYNVTLIGFLGTKPHQDVLEDDRIDIIPISELKGIQVGPKIFRYASKVILQSLQLLYVLLKLEDQAYIFLQNPPGLPGIAVAWLASRFCGAQFVIDWHNYGYSIMALSLGEKHPIVKVAKWYERFFGRFSDYNLCVTNAMRHDLQKNWNIRATTLYDKPPSIFRETPLHHQHELFFRLASAYPQFRACDETSKENAEQTAFTVRNTKTGEVTPVAGRPALLLSSTSWTEDEDFSVLLKALEDYEDFIKAKESLPPVLCVITGKGPLKEHYKKIIDSKDFKHVQICTPWLEAEDYPVLLGSADLGVCLHTSSSGLDLPMKVVDMFGCCLPVCAIDFQCLDELVKHEENGLIFKDSSELSQQLKMLFSDFPNEQGNLSLFRKNLRESGQQRWDENWDHNVLPLFKEHCD; this is translated from the exons ATGGCGGACGCCAATGCGGCAGTGGTGCTGGTGACGGTGGCCCTGGTCCTGCTGGGGCTGCTGGCCGGACTCAGCCTGTCCTGGGCGCTGCTGCCGGTGGCCGTGGTCGCCTTCATCTTCGTGCTGGCGCGGAGCCTGAAGGCGCGCGACGAGTCCGCGCTGCTGAACGCCTGCGTGCTCGTGCTGGGAGACCTGGGGCGCAGTCCGCGCATGCAGTACCACGCGCTGTCCCTCAGCAGGAACGGCTACAACGTCACCCTCATCGGGTTCCTCG GTACCAAACCTCATCAGGACGTGCTGGAGGATGACCGAATAGACATCATTCCTATTTCGGAACTTAAGGGGATTCAAG TGGGACCCAAAATCTTTCGATATGCCTCTAAGGTGATCCTCCAGTCCCTCCAGCTTCTTTACGTCTTGCTGAAGTTAGAAGATCAGGCGTATATATTTTTGCAG AATCCCCCTGGGTTGCCAGGTATTGCAGTAGCGTGGTTGGCGAGTCGATTCTGCGGTGCTCAGTTCGTGATAGACTGGCACAATTATGGTTACTCCATCATGGCGCTCAGTCTCGGGGAGAAGCATCCCATCGTTAAAGTGGCAAAATG GTATGAAAGGTTTTTTGGCCGTTTCTCTGATTATAACCTGTGTGTCACCAATGCTATGAGGCATGATCTTCAGAAGAACTGGAACATTAG GGCAACGACTTTATATGACAAGCCACCTTCAATATTTAGAGAAACACCTCTTCATCATCAGCATGAGCTGTTCTTCAGACTGGCAAGTGCTTACCCTCAGTTCAGGGCTTG TGATGAGACCAGTAAGGAGAATGCAGAACAGACTGCTTTTACAGTGCGCAACACTAAAACAGGAGAAGTGACTCCGGTTGCTGGACGACCTGCACTGCTCCTCAGCAGCACCAGCTGGACTG AGGACGAGGATTTCTCCGTTCTACTAAAAGCACTTGAAG ACTACGAAGACTTCATAAAAGCAAAGGAAAGTCTTCCACCAGTACTGTGCGTTATCACAG GTAAAGGCCCCCTGAAGGAGCATTATAAGAAAATAATCGACTCCAAGGATTTTAAACATGTTCAGATCTGCACTCCGTGGCTCGAAGCAGAGGACTATCCGGTTCTTCTGG GTTCTGCTGATCTTGGAGTCTGTTTGCACACATCCTCAAGTGGTCTTGATCTGCCAATGAAGGTGGTCGACATGTTCGGTTgttgcctgcctgtctgtgccATAGACTTCCAGTG tTTGGATGAGCTGGTTAAACATGAGGAAAATGGGCTAATCTTCAAGGACTCATCAGAACTCTCACAGCAGCTAAAG ATGCTGTTTTCAGACTTCCCTAACGAACAGGGTAATCTGAGCCTCTTCAGGAAGAACCTCAGAGAGAGCGGGCAGCAGCGATGGGACGAAAACTGGGACCACAACGTCCTGCCATTATTCAAGGAACACTGTGACTGA